Genomic window (Shewanella psychropiezotolerans):
GTGAAGAGTTTGTCCGAAAGGCCTTAACGGCGGCGCTAGGTGAAGACAAGGCCGGTAATCTGATCGAACAGATCATCATGGGCAGTGGTGCTAAGGGACTGGATTCACTCAAGTGGATGGATCCTCGTCAAGTGGCAACCATAATACAAAACGAACACCCGCAGATCCAAACAATCGTGCTTTCCTATCTGGAACCCGATCAGGCGGCAGAAATTGTTGCTCAATCTCCTGAGAATACTCGTCTCGATCTTATGATGCGCATCGCAAATCTAGAAGAGGTCCAACCCGCGGCACTCCAGGAATTAAATGATATCATGGAGAAACAGTTTGCCGGTCAAGGCGGCGCCCAGGCTGCTAAAATGGGCGGCTTGAAGGCGGCAGCAGATATCATGAACTACCTAGACACCAATGTTGAGAGTCAGCTCATGGAAACCATGAGAGAGTCAGACGAAGAGATGGCGCAACAGATACAAGATCTTATGTTTGTATTTGAGAACCTGAGTGATGTGGATGATATAGGTATTCAAGTACTGCTTCGCGAAATTCAGCAAGATGTGCTGATGAAGGCACTCAAGGGAGCCGATGATGCACTCAAAGATAAGATTTTGGGTAACATGTCTAAGCGAGCGGCTGAGTTGTTAAGTGATGACTTAGAAGCTATGGGACCTATCAGGATCAGTGAAGTCGAAGTCGCTCAAAAAGAGATCTTATCTATCGCCAGGCGTTTAAGTGATAGTGGTGAGATTATGTTAGGCGGTGGCGGTGGTGAAGAGTTCTTATAATGAAAACTGATAGTGAAGGTAAGTCAATAGAGAACGAGTCAGGTCAATCCGAGACCGAGTTCACTCATTGGCAGATCCCCGATGTCACAGTTGCTGCTCCCGAAGGTGTTTCAAACTTGTTCGGCCGTAGAACGGCACACAAAACCATAGTAGATGAACCCCAATCTTTTTTGCCCCCTACATTAACTGAGATTGAAGAGATCCGTGAGCAAGCCGAACAAGAAGGCTTTGGTCAGGGAAAAGAGGAAGGTTTTCAGTCTGGCCTAGAGTCGGGTCGGTTAGAGGGGTTAAAACAAGGCCATGAAGAGGGATTGAAACAGGGGATTGAGCAAGGTCATAGTGAAGGAGTCGAGGAAGCCAAAGTGTTAATCTCACGATTTGAGTCCTTGCTGGAGCAATTTGAAAAGCCTTTAGCCCTGCTAGATACCGAGATTGAGCAAGAGTTACTCTCCTTGACGATGAAATTAACCCGAGCAGTTATTGGTCACGAGTTAAAAACTCACCCCGAGCACATATTAGCAGCATTGAGACAAGGAGTTGATTCACTGCCGTTGAAAGAACAAGGGATCACCATTCGCTTGCATCCCGATGATCATAACTTGGTTCAAGAACTCTATAGCGCTAATCAGTTGGACAAAAACCGCTGGGAATTGGAAGCTGACCCGAGTCTGTCACCTGGTGATTGTGTCATCAACAATCAGCGAAGTAGTGTCGATATGCGACTCGAGCAGAGAATAAGCACAGTTCTGGAGGAGATGGAGCATAATGTTCAACATCTCAATCAATCTCAAGAACAGCAACAGCAAGCATTATCATCCTATAGTCAGGATGGCAAACAGAATGAGTCTGATGAAGCAGAGGAGCAATCTGAGCTTGAGCCACAACCAGAACAAGAAGATAATGGCTTACCAACACCTGAGATTAAGGACCAGCCTGATGAGCTTAAGCCATCCGGGGGTCTAGAGAGTGAGCCTAGTGCACAAAAAGAGACACTTAGCACTAATGAAGAAAACGTGTCAGCAGCTAAAGATTCAGAGGGCGTAAAACAAGATGAGCAACCGCCAAAGCCAGTTACTGAATAAAATCAGACTGCAAAATGATAGGGTTCATCCATTCGTAGCTGAGGCCAGTGGACAGTTGATCCGGGTGGTAGGCTTAACACTCGAAGCCATCGGCTGTCGGGCTCCGATAGGTAGTCTGTGTAGCATAGAGACCTTGGCTGGAGACTTGGTCGCCGAGGTGATAGGTTTCGACGATGAGTTGCTCTACTTAATGCCTATAGAAGAACTTAGAGGCGTCTTACCCGGCGCTAAGGTGACTCCCTTAGGTGAGCAAACCGGACTCAATGTTGGCCTGGAATTATTAGGCCGGGTGCTCGATGGCAATGGTCACCCCTTAGATAATTTAGGCCGATTACGAACCGATCAAAAAGCGCCAAGACATGCACCAATCATCAACCCCTTAGCCCGAAGAGCGATCACTGAGCCCTTAGATGTAGGGGTCAGGGCGATAAATGCCATGTTAACTGTCGGCAAAGGTCAGAGGATGGGACTCTTTGCCGGTTCTGGGGTGGGCAAGAGTGTGCTACTGGGCATGATGACGCGGGGCACCACCGCCGACATTATAGTCGTGGGGTTAGTGGGAGAACGTGGCCGGGAAGTTAAAGAGTTTATCGAAGAGATTTTGGGGGAAGAGGGACGTGCACGCTCTGTGGTGGTGGCAGCCCCGGCCGATACGTCTCCACTCATGCGTCTTCGAGCCTGTGAAACATCAACCAGAATTGCAGAATATTTTAGAGATTTAGGCTATAACGTATTGCTTCTTATGGACAGCTTGACTCGTTATGCTCAGGCACAACGGGAAATCGCACTCGCGGTTGGTGAACCTCCCGCAACCAAAGGCTATCCGCCTTCGGTATTTGCCAAGTTACCCAAATTGGTTGAAAGAGCGGGAAATGGTGGTCCGGGTCAAGGCTCTATCACGGCGTTTTATACTGTGTTGACTGAAGGCGATGATCTGCAGGACCCCATTGCCGATGCGGCTAGGGCAATCCTAGATGGACACATAGTCTTGTCGAGAGCATTAGCCGATTCAGGTCATTACCCCGCCATCGATGTAGAAGCCTCGATTAGCCGTGTCGCACCTATGGTGATCAGCACTGAGCATCTGGAGTCAATGCGACGTGTAAAGCAAGTATATTCTTTGTATCAACAGAACAAAGATCTGATTTCGATCGGGGCATACACTCAGGGCAGCGATCCTAGAATCGACAATGCGATACGGCTTCAGCCTGCGATGAACGCATTTTTAAGGCAGTCAATGAAGGAGACTCTCAGTTTTGATTCCAGTCAGCTCATGCTTTCTCAGTTGAGTGCTCAGTGTAAGGTATGATCAGTTTCTAGGTCCTAGGGGACTTCTTTTATCTCAGGAATAACTATGGCTAAGCAAGATCCTCTTCATACTGTATTGAAACTGACGAGTGAAGCAGAAGAGCAGGCGGCGTTGCAGTTGAAATCGGCTCAACTGGCACTGCAAAAATGCCAGAGCCAACTTGAGGCGCTGCGAAATTATCGCTTGGATTATATGAAACAGATGGAGAGCCATCATGGTAAAAATATCAGTGCCAGTTATTATCATCAATTTCACCAATTTGTACGTCAAGTAGATGAAGCAATTACCAAGCAGCTTACTTCGGTCGCAGAAGCAGATACTCAGCGGGGGCATAGGCAGCGGCATTGGCAAGAGAAACGGCAAAAACGTAAGGCGGTTGAATTACTGTTAGAACATAAAGCACAGAAGGCAAGAAAAGCAGAGATGAGACTCGAACAAAAGATGGTGGATGAGTTTGCATCACAGATGTTTTATAGAAAAAAAATTCGCTGACACAAGATCTTTTGATGCTGTTACTTGCCTAAAGAACCCTTTATATATTGGCATCTTTATTGCTTAATTTATTGATAACGTGTGGGCATTTAATTTTTTGGCCACTATTTTGACAAAGCTGTTTTGACGAGATAGTTCTGGCGTCAGTGATTCTCTTAAAAATGCGCTTACCTTGATTGGACATCAGCCTTGTTGGAGGCTTAATGCAGAAAATGACGAATATACTCTTAGCGAATAAAGAAAACACATCCGATAACCTATCTGTTGGTGGAATAAAGCAAGGTGATAAGAGTCGTACTCAATCATCTGAAAATAATGATTTTTCTGTGGCTTTAGAGCAAGCTAGTACTCAAGCGAAAGAGTCAAATCGAGCTGAAAATATCAATGTTGAAACAAGACCGGTTAAAAATGATCCACAGCTAAAGGGAGCGGGCGATGAGTCTGAGAGTGAAGCCCAATTGGATGGAACAGAAATCGATGTCAATCATGTACTGGCTCAAATAAATTGGGCCAGTAAGCTAGAGGGAAATACTAGCCTAGATAACAGCGGCGATACCTTGCCGCAGGAAGGCAATGAGAAAACGTCAAGTCATTCAACATTAGATGATTATTTACTGAGTGTGGCAAATGATGCTGAAAATACAGATTTTAATCTTCCTGCAGAAGAGATAAAACAAGGCGAAGAGGTAATAGCCGGTGACGTTGTGATTGAGCCATCGCAGACGGTATCACTTATCGGTTTAGAGACTTTAGTCATTGATTCTGGTGCTCAGCTCTTAGATCCAGAGACTCAACTCCCATTAGATAAAAACCTTATTGATAAGCTAGTACAGGAGTCTGGTTTATCCGAGGCCGAATTAA
Coding sequences:
- the fliG gene encoding flagellar motor switch protein FliG produces the protein MSNKSENKAKADGVDELTGTEKTAILLLSLSEADAASILKHLEPKQVQKVGMAMAAMSDFGQEKVIGVHKLFLDEVQKYSSIGFNSEEFVRKALTAALGEDKAGNLIEQIIMGSGAKGLDSLKWMDPRQVATIIQNEHPQIQTIVLSYLEPDQAAEIVAQSPENTRLDLMMRIANLEEVQPAALQELNDIMEKQFAGQGGAQAAKMGGLKAAADIMNYLDTNVESQLMETMRESDEEMAQQIQDLMFVFENLSDVDDIGIQVLLREIQQDVLMKALKGADDALKDKILGNMSKRAAELLSDDLEAMGPIRISEVEVAQKEILSIARRLSDSGEIMLGGGGGEEFL
- the fliH gene encoding flagellar assembly protein FliH, whose translation is MKTDSEGKSIENESGQSETEFTHWQIPDVTVAAPEGVSNLFGRRTAHKTIVDEPQSFLPPTLTEIEEIREQAEQEGFGQGKEEGFQSGLESGRLEGLKQGHEEGLKQGIEQGHSEGVEEAKVLISRFESLLEQFEKPLALLDTEIEQELLSLTMKLTRAVIGHELKTHPEHILAALRQGVDSLPLKEQGITIRLHPDDHNLVQELYSANQLDKNRWELEADPSLSPGDCVINNQRSSVDMRLEQRISTVLEEMEHNVQHLNQSQEQQQQALSSYSQDGKQNESDEAEEQSELEPQPEQEDNGLPTPEIKDQPDELKPSGGLESEPSAQKETLSTNEENVSAAKDSEGVKQDEQPPKPVTE
- the fliI gene encoding flagellar protein export ATPase FliI — encoded protein: MSNRQSQLLNKIRLQNDRVHPFVAEASGQLIRVVGLTLEAIGCRAPIGSLCSIETLAGDLVAEVIGFDDELLYLMPIEELRGVLPGAKVTPLGEQTGLNVGLELLGRVLDGNGHPLDNLGRLRTDQKAPRHAPIINPLARRAITEPLDVGVRAINAMLTVGKGQRMGLFAGSGVGKSVLLGMMTRGTTADIIVVGLVGERGREVKEFIEEILGEEGRARSVVVAAPADTSPLMRLRACETSTRIAEYFRDLGYNVLLLMDSLTRYAQAQREIALAVGEPPATKGYPPSVFAKLPKLVERAGNGGPGQGSITAFYTVLTEGDDLQDPIADAARAILDGHIVLSRALADSGHYPAIDVEASISRVAPMVISTEHLESMRRVKQVYSLYQQNKDLISIGAYTQGSDPRIDNAIRLQPAMNAFLRQSMKETLSFDSSQLMLSQLSAQCKV
- the fliJ gene encoding flagellar export protein FliJ; the encoded protein is MAKQDPLHTVLKLTSEAEEQAALQLKSAQLALQKCQSQLEALRNYRLDYMKQMESHHGKNISASYYHQFHQFVRQVDEAITKQLTSVAEADTQRGHRQRHWQEKRQKRKAVELLLEHKAQKARKAEMRLEQKMVDEFASQMFYRKKIR